The Blattabacterium cuenoti genomic sequence CCTATACTAGTACTTAATGCTGTTACAAGCATTAAAGATTTATCTAAGAATTCTTGAATTCTTTGATAATTAGGTTTTATTCCTTTTATGCAAAAGGAAGAGAAAGATGTGCAAGCATCTGCAAGTAGTTGGGAAGATTGTAAAAAATTATATACTATTAATGGTTTAGCTACATTTAATTCATAGTTTCCTGAAGATCCTGCCATAGAAATGGATACATCGTTTCCTAGAACTTGTGTACAAACCATAATAATAGCTTCACATTGAGTAGGATTTATTTTTCCAGGCATGATAGAAGATCCTGGTTCATTTTCAGGAATAAAAATTTCTCCAATTCCTGAACGTGGACCAGAAGATAAAAAACGAATATCATTTGATATTTTTATTAAAGAAACGGATATTTGTTTAAGAGCACCGTGAGCTTCAATCATAGCACTATGAGATGATAATTCCTCGAATTTATTTTTTGCGACTTTAAAAGGATATCCTGTATATTTGCATATGTATTTAGTGACTTTTGTATCATACCCATTAGGAGCGTTTAATCCAGTTCCAACGGCAGTTCCTCCTATGGCTAATTCAGAAAGATGATCTAAACTTTTTTCAATAGAGTATAACCCATGATCTATTTGAGAAACATAACCGGAAAACTCTTGTCCTAAAGTAATGGGAGTTGCATCCATTAAATGGGTTCTTCCTATTTTAATCACATCTTGAAATGACTTGGATTTTTCTTCTAAATTTTCTCTTAATATCTTAATAGAAGGAATAGTTTCTTCTACTAATTTTTTATAAGAAGCAATATGCATTGCTGTAGGAAAGGTATCATTAGATGATTGAGACATATTAACATCATCATTGGGGTGAATGAAAGATTTTTTTTCACCAAGTACACATCCCATTAAAACATGACTTCTATTGGAAATTACTTCATTCACATTCATGTTTGTATGAGTTCCGGAACCTGTTTGCCATATGACTAAAGGAAATTGGTCGTTTAATTTCCCTTCTATAATTTCATCACAAACAAAAGAAATAAGATCTCTTTTTTTTTTAGATAAAAGACCAAATTCAAAGTTTGCATGAGCAGAAGCTTTTTTTAATAAACCAAATGAATGAATAATTTCTATAGGCATAGAAGATTCTGAACCAATTTTAAAATTTTTTCTTGATCTTTCCGTTTGTGCTCCCCAATATTTATCTACAGGAACTTTCACTACACCTAAAATATCTTTTTCTGTTCTATAAATCATTGTATTATTTTTTACGAAATTATAGAAAAAATTATAACTTCCATTTATTTTATGATGATAATTAAATTTATAGGATTTTTACTTTTTTTAATAATAACCATATCTGGTTTTTGGTGTATTTTTTTTCTATCTTTTTTTAGTATGTATTGGATTATTTTCAGTTTATTTATGAATTATTTTTTGAGTTTTATAATCAATTTAAAACGTGAAAAAAAAAGTATAAAACATGAAAAAAAAGTATAAATTTTTAAAAAAAAAATACTTTTGGATTAGTTTTTTTTTCCTTATATGGATGTGTTTTTTTGATTCTAATTCTTTTATTCTACATTATAAGTTTGAGAAAAATATTAAAGAAATGATATTAGATAGGGATTATTTGAAGAAAAAAATTTTATTAGAAGAAAATCAATTAAAAAAATTGACTATGGATCCTAAATATTTAGAAAAATTAGCAAGAGAAAGATTTTATATGAAAAAAGAAGATGAAGATTTATTTGTAGTATCATCTTAAAATGATTATAACGTATACAACTATTTGTTTTCATTAAGATTTTATTAACAACAATTAACGTTTCATATAAATAAGCAAAATACTTAAGTCGGAAGGAGAAATTCCACTAATTCTTGATGCTTGAGCTAATGATTCTGGACGATAATAATCCAATTTTTCTCTCGCTTCTAAAGAAAGAGATTGTATTTTTTTATAATCGAAATTATTTGGAATTTTTAGTTTTTCCAATTTTAATAGTTTTTTTGCATTTTCTTTTTCTCTCTCTATATATCCTTTATATTTTATTTGAATAGAAACTTGTTCTAATATTTCTTGATTAAAATCATTTTTTCTAATTTTTTCCATTAAAAATGGAATAGAAATAATATCTTTTATACTAATCTCAGAACGAGATAAAATATTTTCTACTTTTTTATCAAAGCATATTCTTGGAGATTTTTTTGTATCTAATATTGGATTGATAATTTTTGGATTAATATTCATGTTATGAAATAAATGTATACATTTTTCAATTTTAGATTTTTTTGTATCTAATATTCTCATTTTTTTTTCTGAAATCAAACCTATATTATATCCAATAGGAGTTAGTCTTACATCTGCATTATCTTGCCGTAATAACATTCTATATTCAGCTCTTGAAGTGAACATTCTATAAGGTTCTTTTGTTCCTTTTGTAATTAAATCATCTATTAAAACTCCAATATAAGCTTGATTTCTTGTAATAATTAGTGGTTCTTTTTGCATTACTTTTAAATAAGCGTTTATTCCTGCCATTAATCCCTGAGCTGAAGCTTCTTCATATCCAGTAGTACCATTAATTTGTCCAGCAAAAAAAAGATTTTTTATAATTTTACTTTCTAAAGTAAGTTTTAATTGTTCTGGAGGAAAATAATCATATTCAATTGCATATCCAGGTCTTAATATTTTCACTTTTTCAAATCCGGAAATTTTCTTTAATGACTCATATTGTATCTTTTCCGGAAAAGAAGTGGAAAATCCATTAATATATACTTCTACAGTATTCCATCCTTCAGGCTCTATAAAAATAGGATGTTCTTTTTTATCTGGAAATCTAAAGATTTTTTCTTCTATAGAAGGGCAATATCTTGGACTTGCACCTTGAATAGATTTTGAAAAAATTGGAGAATAATCTAAATACTGACGTATTAAATCATGTACTTTTTGATTGGTACAAGTTATATAACATTTTCGTTGTTTGGTTAATTTTTTTGTATCATCAAAAAAAGAAAATTTTTGAGGAAAAGTATCTCCATTTTGACACTTCATTTTATCATAATTTAATGAACGACCATCCACTCTTGGTGATGTTCCTGTCTTCATTCTTCCATATTTTAATCCAAAATGTTTGGTTAATTGTTCAGTAATTCCACGAACTTCTTGTTCTGCTATTCTTCCTCCTTTAATTTTTTTTTTACCAATATGTATTTTCCCATTTAAAAAAGTTCCATTTGTAAGTATAACTGATTTTCCTTTAATCTTTAATCCAAAAAAAGTTTTTACTCCTTTTATTGTATCTTTTTCTATGATTAGAGATGTAACTGTATCTTGATACAGATCTAATCTAGCGTTTTTTTCTAAAAAAAACCTCCAATAATAGGAAAATAACTTTCTATCACATTGAGCTCTAGGACTCCACATTGCAGGACCTTTAGATTTATTTAACATTCTAAATTGAATCATACTATGATCAGAAACAATTCCAGAATAACCTCCCAAAGCATCTATTTCCCTCACCATTTGTCCTTTAGCTATACCTCCTATAGCTGGATTACATGACATTTGACCTATAGTTTGTAAATTAGTAGTAATAAGTAGAGTTTTGGAGCCCATGTTAGAAGATGCAAAAGAAGCTTCTAGCCCAGCATGTCCTCCTCCAACGACTATAATATCATATATATCTACAAACATAATTTTATTTTCAAAATTGAAAAAAATTTAAATAAAAATTCTCTTTTTTTTTCATTATTTTTCTATCTACTTTGTTTTGATCATCATATCCTAAAAGATGCAATGCAGCATGTATCATAACTCGTTTTATTTCAACCATGAAAGATTGATTCCATATTTTAGAATTTTCAAAAACACGATCTATACTAATAAAAATATCTCCAGATATCCATTTTTTGATAGAATAATTAAATGAAAGAACATCTGTATAAAAATCTTTTTGCAAATATTTTTCATTCATATCTAAAAGGTAATTATCATTGCAAAAAACATAATTAATATTTCCAATATACATCCCTTCATTATTTAATAAAATACAAATTTCTTGAATAAAAAAAGACTCGTTTTTGATTTTAAAATCAGAAATATAAAATAATTTAATCATTATTTATTATTTTTATATAATTCTTATAATTTTGATAAAAATAATTCCAAACTTATTAAGTTTATTGAATCTTTTTTGTGGATGTATGTCCATAATTTTTTTACAATCAAGAAATTTTGATGCTTCTTCTTTTACAACTTTACTTTCAGTAATATTTGATTTTTTAGATGGTTTTGTATCTAGATTAATAAAAAATGAAAACAAGTTTGGAAAAGAATTAGATTCTCTTTCTGATATGGTTTCTTTTGGTATAGTTCCATCTATAATAGTTTTCATTTTATTGAAAACAATGAAAAAGAAAATTCCGTTTATTGAATGGTTTTCTTTTTTGATTTCTATTTTTTCCGCATGTCGTCTTGCTAAATTTAATATTAATCCTTACAATAATATATATAGAGGATTGACTACCACTGTAAATACTTTATTTTTCTCTTCTTTATCTATTATTATCACAACTCATTCTGCAGTTTCTTTTTTTGCAAAAAAAATCATAATGTCTCCTATCATAATGCTTTTTTTAATATTCTTTTCTTGTTATTTTTTAGTATCTAAAATACCAATGATTTCCTTAAATTTCAATGGTCTTCTTTGGAAGAAGAATAAAATACGTTATATTTTTTTATTGATTAGTACATTTCTTTTATTAACTTTACATGTAGTTGCTATTCCATGCATTATTATTTGTCACATAACAATCTCAATCTTTTTTCATAAAAAGAAAAATATGAAAAAAATATGACATTAAAACTTCATCGTCCCATTTGTTTCTTTGATATAGAAGCTACAGGAATCAATATCGGAAAAGACAGAATTATAGAAATATCTATATTAAAAGTATTTCCTAATGGAAATCAAGAAGATAAAACTTGGCTAGTTAATCCAGGAATCCCTATTCCTCCTCAATCAACAGCTATTCATGGCATTGAAGATAAGGATGTAGTAGGAAAGTTTAGATTTAAAGATGTTTCTTTCTCTATTTTGAAAATGATTGAAAATACAGATCTAGCAGGATATAATTCTAATAGATTTGATATTCCAATTTTAGCAGAAGAAATGCTTCGATCGGGAATATCTTTCGATATTAAAAAATATAAAACTATAGACGTACAAGTTATTTTTCATAAAATGGAACCTAGAACACTTTCTGCTGCTTATAAATATTATTGCAATAAAAATCTTATGAAAGCTCATAGTTCAAAAGCAGATGCATTGGCTACATATGAAATATTACTATCACAATTGGAAAAATATGAAAATCTTAAAAAAGACGTTAAAAGTCTAAATCAATTTTCTCATCAAAAAAATATAGCAGATCTTGCTGGATTTATTAAAATAGATGAAAATGGAAACGAAATATTTAATTTTGGAAAATACAAAGGAGAAAAGATTTTTGAAATATTTGAAAAAGACCCAAACTATTATGGATGGATACAAAATTCAGATTTTCCTTTATATACAAAAAAAATATTAACAGGGATTAAGTTAAGAAAATTCAATAAATCTTAAAAATAAAAAACTGTTATAACTTATAAAGTTAAATCTTCCAATTTTTTAGATACAAAAGTATTGAGATTTTTTCCGTTTAGCAAATTTTTGGATAAAAGAGTTAAATTTAAAGCTTCTTGAATAATTTCTTTTCTTTTTTCTTCAGATGTTTCTTGCAATATTTTTTTCATCAAAATATGATTAGTATTCACTATCAATTGATAATATTTCTTATTCTCTTTTTCATCTTCGGTTCCTTTCCCTATAGCATTCATTTCCTTCATTCTTCTCAAAAATTCAGGTACTACAATTAAAAAAGGATAATCTTTTTTTGATAAATTTTCTAATTGCATTGAAAATTTATAATCATCTACTAAAAAAATTTCAATAAAATTTTTTAAATCTTGTTTTTCCTTTTCAGAAAGTTCTGAATCATATTTTTCTTCTTTATTAATTAGTTTTTCAATATAATCTGAATCTACTCTTACAAAAGTAATTTCCTTGTCATAAAACTCTAATTTTTGTATTAAATGTACCGAAAGAGGACTATTTAATATTAAAACTTCATAACCCTTATTTTTTGCTTTCTTGATATAGCTATATTGTTCTTCTTTATCTGAAGAATAAAGAAGAACAATCTTTTCATCTTTATTTTTTTGTGTTTCTCTTACTTTTCTTTTGAACTCCTCTAGAGTAAAATAAATATCATTTACAGTAGAAAAAACAAAAAAATTGATGGATTTTTCAAAAAAATTTTGAACACTTATCATTCCGTATTCTACTATTATTTTTATGTTTTCCCATTTTTTTTGAAAATCTTCTCTGTTATTTTTAAACATAGAATCCAATTTATCAGAAACTTTTCTTGTTATATATTTGGATATGTTTCTTACAGAAATGTCAGATTGTAAATGAGAACGAGATACATTAAGGGGAATATCTGGAGAATCTATAACTCCTCTTAACAAGCTAAGAAAATCCGGTACTATTCCTTCTAAATTATCCGTAATATAAACTTGATTCTGATATAAATGAAT encodes the following:
- a CDS encoding 3'-5' exonuclease; translation: MTLKLHRPICFFDIEATGINIGKDRIIEISILKVFPNGNQEDKTWLVNPGIPIPPQSTAIHGIEDKDVVGKFRFKDVSFSILKMIENTDLAGYNSNRFDIPILAEEMLRSGISFDIKKYKTIDVQVIFHKMEPRTLSAAYKYYCNKNLMKAHSSKADALATYEILLSQLEKYENLKKDVKSLNQFSHQKNIADLAGFIKIDENGNEIFNFGKYKGEKIFEIFEKDPNYYGWIQNSDFPLYTKKILTGIKLRKFNKS
- the ybeY gene encoding rRNA maturation RNase YbeY — encoded protein: MIKLFYISDFKIKNESFFIQEICILLNNEGMYIGNINYVFCNDNYLLDMNEKYLQKDFYTDVLSFNYSIKKWISGDIFISIDRVFENSKIWNQSFMVEIKRVMIHAALHLLGYDDQNKVDRKIMKKKENFYLNFFQF
- the mnmG gene encoding tRNA uridine-5-carboxymethylaminomethyl(34) synthesis enzyme MnmG, which translates into the protein MFVDIYDIIVVGGGHAGLEASFASSNMGSKTLLITTNLQTIGQMSCNPAIGGIAKGQMVREIDALGGYSGIVSDHSMIQFRMLNKSKGPAMWSPRAQCDRKLFSYYWRFFLEKNARLDLYQDTVTSLIIEKDTIKGVKTFFGLKIKGKSVILTNGTFLNGKIHIGKKKIKGGRIAEQEVRGITEQLTKHFGLKYGRMKTGTSPRVDGRSLNYDKMKCQNGDTFPQKFSFFDDTKKLTKQRKCYITCTNQKVHDLIRQYLDYSPIFSKSIQGASPRYCPSIEEKIFRFPDKKEHPIFIEPEGWNTVEVYINGFSTSFPEKIQYESLKKISGFEKVKILRPGYAIEYDYFPPEQLKLTLESKIIKNLFFAGQINGTTGYEEASAQGLMAGINAYLKVMQKEPLIITRNQAYIGVLIDDLITKGTKEPYRMFTSRAEYRMLLRQDNADVRLTPIGYNIGLISEKKMRILDTKKSKIEKCIHLFHNMNINPKIINPILDTKKSPRICFDKKVENILSRSEISIKDIISIPFLMEKIRKNDFNQEILEQVSIQIKYKGYIEREKENAKKLLKLEKLKIPNNFDYKKIQSLSLEAREKLDYYRPESLAQASRISGISPSDLSILLIYMKR
- a CDS encoding CDP-alcohol phosphatidyltransferase family protein, with amino-acid sequence MIKIIPNLLSLLNLFCGCMSIIFLQSRNFDASSFTTLLSVIFDFLDGFVSRLIKNENKFGKELDSLSDMVSFGIVPSIIVFILLKTMKKKIPFIEWFSFLISIFSACRLAKFNINPYNNIYRGLTTTVNTLFFSSLSIIITTHSAVSFFAKKIIMSPIIMLFLIFFSCYFLVSKIPMISLNFNGLLWKKNKIRYIFLLISTFLLLTLHVVAIPCIIICHITISIFFHKKKNMKKI
- a CDS encoding FtsB family cell division protein, which translates into the protein MKKKYKFLKKKYFWISFFFLIWMCFFDSNSFILHYKFEKNIKEMILDRDYLKKKILLEENQLKKLTMDPKYLEKLARERFYMKKEDEDLFVVSS
- the htpG gene encoding molecular chaperone HtpG gives rise to the protein MDNKISVTSDNIFPIIKRFLYSDQEIFLRELVSNATDAIVKLKTIAKLGNENLESLEEDDLKVGVLIDKKNRTIRIIDNGIGMTKEEVEKYINQIAFSGAEEFIKKYNNTSIKDDRIIGHFGLGFYSSFMVSDKVVILTQSYQKDAKSIFWSCEGSPNFVMKEVEKRDRGTEIILFLNEGSNEFLEYNRILKLLRKYCKFLPVSIYLSSEDKNEEKNNDKDTLINNVNPSWKKNPIQLTDKNYLDFYHELYPNQLEDPLFWIHLNIDHPFYLTGILFFPKIEKRIDIQKDKIHLYQNQVYITDNLEGIVPDFLSLLRGVIDSPDIPLNVSRSHLQSDISVRNISKYITRKVSDKLDSMFKNNREDFQKKWENIKIIVEYGMISVQNFFEKSINFFVFSTVNDIYFTLEEFKRKVRETQKNKDEKIVLLYSSDKEEQYSYIKKAKNKGYEVLILNSPLSVHLIQKLEFYDKEITFVRVDSDYIEKLINKEEKYDSELSEKEKQDLKNFIEIFLVDDYKFSMQLENLSKKDYPFLIVVPEFLRRMKEMNAIGKGTEDEKENKKYYQLIVNTNHILMKKILQETSEEKRKEIIQEALNLTLLSKNLLNGKNLNTFVSKKLEDLTL
- the fumC gene encoding class II fumarate hydratase; this translates as MIYRTEKDILGVVKVPVDKYWGAQTERSRKNFKIGSESSMPIEIIHSFGLLKKASAHANFEFGLLSKKKRDLISFVCDEIIEGKLNDQFPLVIWQTGSGTHTNMNVNEVISNRSHVLMGCVLGEKKSFIHPNDDVNMSQSSNDTFPTAMHIASYKKLVEETIPSIKILRENLEEKSKSFQDVIKIGRTHLMDATPITLGQEFSGYVSQIDHGLYSIEKSLDHLSELAIGGTAVGTGLNAPNGYDTKVTKYICKYTGYPFKVAKNKFEELSSHSAMIEAHGALKQISVSLIKISNDIRFLSSGPRSGIGEIFIPENEPGSSIMPGKINPTQCEAIIMVCTQVLGNDVSISMAGSSGNYELNVAKPLIVYNFLQSSQLLADACTSFSSFCIKGIKPNYQRIQEFLDKSLMLVTALSTSIGYEKSAKIAKCAYENNSSLKEEAIRLGYLTEIQFEELVNPSRMV